The proteins below come from a single Rosa rugosa chromosome 2, drRosRugo1.1, whole genome shotgun sequence genomic window:
- the LOC133734362 gene encoding uncharacterized protein LOC133734362 yields the protein MSSESEKWGWQHVSIFGRFDKGSGTKRWRCNHCNLRYNGSYSRVRAHLLGFTGVGIKSCPAIDGSLREAFHILEEERLTRKKKLTSGSAKPSKRIRISRSTLPDTTKEDMDEIVARFFYVHALSVNAANSPYFLDMVKAIGCFGPGYEPPSVDELSDSFLSRERGRIEKSLALVRESWPHTGCTILCVGCLESMLGCFHINIFISNPRGLMYLKAVDIDDIDGADNVFAGVLGDTIMEVGPRNVLQIISHLGDTSKLSDSLMLSSFPHIFWSPCTSNSICMLMEEIAEMDLLKPVVLCAKKIKNCITTYQQFSPCSFNQNMEGSSDPPSMKFAPSLCIVQRIFELKRLLQELVNSEGWKQWKISNPDDILSIEEAILRDDFWSDAYLLLQLFEPFGRLIATLNLEKLVMGDVCDWRVQALEALRNKGIDEGTVKKLEELIENRWDVLFSPLHATGYLLNPRYHGKGQTKDKVVMRGWKATLERYESESANRRGLREQLSSYWRLEGSLGDEDAVDCRDKMDPVVWWENFGFETPELQTLAIKVLSQVSSIAMCQEVCQEYDFPGPETSNRMGVERVEDLVFVRNNLRLNSQRNGISNSFSGAKNAILCSPSEAKTWDDSHIHQTKVTYSQSIHDKMC from the coding sequence ATGTCATCAGAATCTGAGAAGTGGGGATGGCAGCATGTTAGCATATTTGGTAGGTTTGACAAAGGGAGTGGTACCAAAAGGTGGAGATGCAACCACTGTAACCTACGGTACAATGGATCTTATTCACGTGTTAGAGCCCACCTACTTGGGTTTACTGGTGTTGGTATTAAAAGCTGCCCAGCAATAGATGGGTCTTTAAGAGAAGCATTTCATATCTTAGAGGAAGAACGCTTAACTCGTAAGAAGAAATTAACTTCTGGGAGTGCAAAGCCTAGCAAGCGCATTCGGATTTCACGATCAACTCTTCCCGACACcactaaagaagatatggatGAAATAGTAGCTAGATTTTTCTATGTTCATGCTTTGAGTGTCAATGCTGCCAACTCTCCATACTTTCTTGACATGGTAAAAGCAATTGGTTGTTTTGGTCCTGGATATGAACCCCCATCAGTAGATGAGCTTTCTGATTCTTTTTTAAGTAGAGAGAGAGGAAGGATAGAGAAATCTTTGGCTCTAGTTAGGGAGTCTTGGCCTCACACGGGATGCACAATATTGTGTGTTGGTTGCTTAGAAAGCATGCTGGGTTGCTTCCACATCAATATATTCATCTCCAATCCAAGAGGACTTATGTATCTAAAAGCAGTAGATATAGATGACATTGATGGAGCAGACAATGTATTTGCAGGTGTCCTTGGTGATACTATCATGGAAGTTGGGCCCAGAAATGTGCTGCAGATAATCTCTCATCTAGGTGACACTAGTAAATTATCTGATTCGCTTATGTTGTCAAGTTTTCCTCATATATTTTGGTCTCCTTGCACTTCAAACTCTATATGCATGTTGATGGAAGAAATAGCAGAGATGGATTTGTTAAAACCTGTTGTCCTATGTGCTAAGAAAATTAAGAATTGCATTACTACATACCAGCAGTTTTCTCCATGTAGTTTCAATCAAAATATGGAGGGAAGCTCTGATCCACCGTCTATGAAGTTTGCACCTTCCCTCTGCATTGTCCAGAGGATTTTTGAGCTCAAGCGACTGCTTCAAGAGTTAGTTAATAGTGAAGGGTGGAAGCAATGGAAGATTAGTAATCCAGATGACATTTTAAGTATTGAAGAAGCCATTTTAAGGGATGATTTCTGGAGCGATGCATATTTGCTGTTGCAATTGTTTGAGCCATTTGGAAGATTGATTGCTACCCTTAATCTTGAAAAACTTGTCATGGGTGATGTTTGTGATTGGCGGGTGCAGGCTCTTGAAGCTTTGAGGAATAAGGGTATTGATGAAGGCACAGTAAAAAAATTGGAAGAGCTGATAGAGAACAGATGGGATGTGTTATTTTCTCCACTTCATGCAACTGGTTACTTACTGAATCCTCGGTACCATGGAAAAGGTCAAACCAAAGATAAAGTTGTGATGAGGGGTTGGAAAGCCACCTTAGAAAGATACGAGTCTGAAAGTGCAAACAGGCGGGGTCTTAGAGAACAGCTCAGCTCTTACTGGCGGCTGGAGGGATCCTTGGGAGATGAAGATGCTGTCGATTGTAGGGATAAAATGGACCCAGTTGTATGGTGGGAGAACTTTGGTTTCGAAACACCTGAATTGCAGACACTAGCTATAAAAGTTTTGAGTCAGGTTTCAAGCATTGCAATGTGTCAAGAGGTCTGTCAAGAATATGACTTTCCTGGTCCAGAAACATCCAACAGAATGGGAGTGGAGAGAGTGGAGGATCTCGTCTTTGTCAGAAACAACCTCAGACTCAATAGCCAAAGAAATGGGATCTCAAACTCCTTTTCTGGTGCAAAAAATGCTATTTTATGCTCTCCATCTGAAGCCAAGACATGGGATGATTCTCATATTCATCAAACTAAGGTTACTTATAGCCAAAGTATTCATGACAAAATGTGCTAG